The Procambarus clarkii isolate CNS0578487 chromosome 39, FALCON_Pclarkii_2.0, whole genome shotgun sequence region AGGGCCCCTCTAAGCTGGGGAGGGCCTTCTCTAAGCTCGATATCCCCAAGGCAGGTTGCCCAAGCTTCGTAAAGTGTATTGCGAGAGTCTGGCGGAGGCGCTGCTACCCGGGTAGGCCCTTGTGCCTTGTGAGGTGATTGACGGTAACCCTTCTTCAGCCTCACAAACTCACACAATTTACATAGCATTATCGAGATTGTGTTTAGTGGGGCTGGGAGAGGAGGCAGAATGAGGAGcagaatgaggaggaggatgatggaAAAGGGTGCTGAGGAATAGGGGAACGGATGGAGAGAAGAAATAGGAGTAGCAGGAGAGGGAGTAAAgtaggaaggattagtgaagaagAATTTAGGGGGAGGTCTGACGAAGCATGGAACAATTAGAAAGAAggggaaaaaagaagggagaaagaaaaagaaataagAATGAAGAAGGAAGGAGCGAGCGTGAATGGTGcccccaggagggggggggggccctcaaggctgagtggacggcgctctggggtcgtaatcctaaggacccgggtttgatccccggtggaggtagaaacaaatgggcagagtttctttcaccttgatgcacctgttcaactagcagtaaatagatacctgggagttagacagctgctacaggccacttcctgggggatgtgtatgtatgtgttttagagaaatatatgtagtagatataatagaggaaaatagattggttagaaaggcggggaccaagagctaatagctcgattctgcagacacaaatagtaaacacacacacacacatggtgacgAAGCTATCGATACCAATTCGATACACAGCTgtatatgtaaatatgataagatataatgataatggtccaagatggaccgaaacgtcgcctcaCGTGTCcaagacggaccaaaacgtcgcctaacgtgtccaagacggaccgaaacgtcgcctcaCGTGTCCAAGACGGACCTGAAACGTCGCCTCACGTGTCCAAGACGGACCTGAAACGTCGCCTCACGTGTCcaagacggatcgaaacgtcaccTCACGTGTCCAAGACGGACCTGAAACGTCGCCTCACGTGTCCAAGACGGACCTGAAACGTCGCCTCACGTGTCcaagacggatcgaaacgtcaccTCACGTGTCCAagacggacggaaacgtcgtcacACGTGTCCAAGACGgacccgaaacgtcgtcactcccTTCATTTTCAGACGTGTTGGTTGGGTGTCTGATAagccaagtatactttagtcttaAGCATAAAGaacaaattaataaattaaattgcaGAACTAAAAAAATTATTGGCTTAATAATGAGGCCGCTCCTCATTGTATTTACCCAATCTCATTTAAataaatgtctaacctacgcttgaaacaaaagAGATCCCACGACTAAATAGACTTTCCCTTTCTTAATTCATGGGTACATGCAATTCGTTTTTCCGCTCCTTAGTGCAACGGTTATCCATTTTGGGTTTGTTAATCGACCCAATCAATATTAGGTCGAGTATTGTATACTATTGTCGAATATTATACATTAGTACACTactagtacacacacagtacactactagtacacacacagtacactactagtacacacacagtacactactagtacacacacagtacactactagtacacacacagtacactactagtacacacacagtacactactagtacacacacagtacgctactagtacacacacagtacactactagtacacacacagtacactactagtacacacacagtacactactagtacacacacagtacactactagtacacacacagtacactactagtacacacacagtacactacTAGTACACACGTACGACACTCTATCACTCGGTAAGCCCGTCTCGTATCCTGATCTTGGACCAATCTATCTTTCTCAAGACGCGACTCATTTCCTCAAAATCAGTGAGTTTTCTCTCACACTACTTTTCTCTCCTATGTTAAATCTGATTTTCTTGTGATCCGCTTCTCCCATAGCTTGCCCGATGTTTCTATATCGTGTATTATTGTTTGCTAACGGGAAGAACTAAGTCTTAAATATTAATTTccccatgttgaccagaccacacactagaaggtgaagggacgacgacgtttcggtccgtcctggaccattcttaagttgaGTGTCTTGTCAAGTCGAAAGTCGTTAATTTCCCCTTGTTTGCCTCCATAATATGTCGTTTAAAAGTCCTATATAATAACTATATTTCTTCCAATGAGTTCGTTCAGCGCCACTTCATTCCCTAGATACGTACTgtgaacagcagcagcatcagcagggtacatatttccatatatatatatatatatatatatatatatatatatatatatatatatatatatatatatatatatatatatatatatatatatatatatatatatatatatatatatatataccctgagTGCAGGTCATCAATCGTGCTCCAATTTTCATTTCAATTTGCTCACAGCCGCTTTTCAATATCTCCTTTCCTCTCAGTCTCCCTTTCCCCTCGTTCCACCCTTCCCGTGACCTTCTCTCCCGCTGTTCCAGTTCCCTTATACTGTCACGTCTTCTCTCTCATCTTCACTCTCCGGCAACTTTAATATTGTGATATTCAGAGCCATTGATACAACATATATCTTCtatgttatgtatatatatatatatatatatatatatatatatatatatatatatatatatatatatatatatatatatatatatatatatatatatatatatatatatatatatatatatatatatatatgtatatatatatgcaattgacgatcactaaacactgatcatttgtaatgcggaaaaaccacaaagaaatgggaaagagaggtgaacgtttcggcctgttagagcctttgtcaacaccagactgacggtgttgacaaaggctctaacaggccgaaacgttcacctctctttccaatttctttgtggtttttccgcatatatatatatatgtatataatatattgtgTATAATGCGCATATATACTGTTCCCCCCCGACTAATTTAAGAGAGTGCTTGGGACGTCACCGTAAGGTTAGGATCGTCATCAGCGTCAGGTCCTGGACACCTGCAGGAGGCTGGTAATTGCCTCGTGACGGAGCCCtgctctccccctcacacctcctGCTTGCCACGGGAGCAAGCAGGAGCATTGGagacagtagggtaaaactaacctgtctcacgacggtctaaacccagctcacgttccctattggtgggtgaacaatccaacgcttggtgagatgcggggtgttccggtagtataggCAGGGAAGGGAGGAGTTCGTTCGACTCATAATCGAgaatttcgggttcgaatcccgggtgggacGGACGTGTATGTGTGAATACACTCATGCCTGCCTGTCTTCCCGACACAATgagttattattaattaataatacatcacAATAGTCTCATTCGTGCGGAAGAGTAGgtacataatattatataaacTAAATCCTCACATCGCGACGCCTTTTCCGGCCGCTAGAGGCGCTTACGTCAATACAATCCTCACTCTTATACACAAATTTGAAAAGTGCTTTAACGAAGTTATCCATTGATTTATAAAAACTAATAGAGAAAATGACAAAATACGAGTACAGAAAACGATTTTTTTAAGAGGGTAACGCTGTGTTTCTATCGCCTTGTCGAAACGGTTGGAGAGGAAGCAAAATGAAATATAACGATATCCGAATAACATATTTTAGGCCTTATCTAGTATAACGTCTCGTGATACTAGACTTGTAATACTTGTAATGCCCCTGATGGCCACGTTTTGGCACTTAGGTCGGCCTTTCCATCAGCAGTCATAAGGTCAATGAACCAATGATGCGTCTGTCTCGTCTGTGGCCAGCTAATCTAATGTGATTAATTCCTATGGGGTTGGGTATTAGGAAGAAATAGATGGTAGAAGAGTTGGAGGGAAGGATGAATGGATCCtcccatatatatgtatataacatatataacatACATATAAATCAGGGAATTTAACCCCAATGACTATCCAATGATAATACCATTGGATGATGGTGGTAATTCACCACTGATGAGTACAGTAGGTGGAGGAGTGGTATTAGCAGTGGATagctactgactctctctctctctctctctctctctctctctctctctctctctctctctctctctctctctctctctctctctctctctctctcatcatttCTAAATTTATCTCATTTTCTCTTGGTCGACGTATCTCCCTtacctttttttttaattctctttgccctctctctctcacttctcccCCTCGGCTTCCCCGGGTACAGGTGTGTGCGTCCATCCCATGATCCAGCCGCCACACATGTCTAACTCCTGCACGTTTATCACTGTCacactctcctctcctctctccctacccCACAGGTGGCCCAGCTCCTACCCCTCCCGttcacccccttcccccacacacaaccatccctccccaccaccccacaacccctccccacaaCAGCTTTTCTTCCTTGCTACCAGCTACAGCATTCTTAGGACGAGGAAGTTGGTTAACCTGTGTTGTTGacgtgggtggttgtgtgtaggtggttgtgtgggtggttgtggtggtggccttaaTGGCTGTGTATGAAGAGCTGGTGGCTAAAAACAAGATTTTACCAACGATCATGCCATAGCCTAGGTGCCAATGGCTAACTGGGGAGGCCAGGATGGTCATTGTGGCGGTGATCTGGCTGATGGCTGGAATCTATggtgaaggcgatgagtcacaataacgtggctgaagtatgtgacttgaatcgacttgagaatggtccaggacggaccgaaacgtcgtcgtcccttcaacttctagtgtgtggtctggtcaacaatctatGGTGACTCTGAAGGAAATGGTGCCTTTCATATATCTCCGTATCTCAGACGGTCGCCGTCTGTGAAAGCAACTCCTAGTTTCTGCACCAATAGTGGACATCTCTGCTCTTTCCTGAGAGCTAAATCCACGAAAAGCTACATGGTACTTGGGGCTTCTGCTAGTTATTGCCCAAATCACCAGGTGTATTGAGGAAGATTAGGCGAGTTGCGGGAAAtatagtgagggagagaggcagggaaTTATAGGGAGGGAGATACGCAGGGATTTAGGGAGGGAtgtagtgagggagagagacaggaaagtagagagggaggaagaatgtaaaaaagcagatcagaataaaAGCAAATGGTAAACAAAAAACGTAAAAGTAAAAAATGCAGAAAATCAGAGCGGAAGGAAGTTGTGTGAGGAGGGGGAAAAAGCCTGTCAAGGGGAAAAACAGGTAGACAAGCGACTTCAATGTCCCCCAGAAAGTTCCCCGCAATGTTTACCTCTCGCCTCCGTGTGTTTACAAACACCTCAGCTGCTTCCTGATTGGCTGCCAGCGAGCCAGCGAGTCTCTTAGGCGTCCGCTGGGTCTCTTATCATGAATAGACCGGCCCGTCAGGTGGGCGCTTCAGCTACCAAATACCCTCACGGATGAACATTACAGTCGAAAAAATCACACTTCAGTTACAGGTCTTGCCTGTACTACCCTCCACCCTTACGAATACAGATGCTGGTGTGAGGATCACAAAAGGGGGGGACTTGCAGAGCTGACAGACCGAGGTTCAATCCCCGGTAATCTCTGTGACACAAAGTCGATAAAAGATATTATTATAAGCATGTCAAGCTCACCTTTATAATCCATCTATTGCTCTGCCTTCTCTGCTGCATTAGATGGATCCATGCATCATTTTATGGTAATGAGAGGCAAGTTTTCcagtctatatatataatatggcgtTCCAAAAGATCGAGAAGGCTGCCCTGTCTCTGACACAATTGTTCTTAGCACTGTGACAACCTTAATCAAGCTACTGAGACTACCTTAATCTATCCACTGTGATTACCTCAGTCTCGAGACTGCTAAAACATGTTTATTTTTCCCCTCGTCACTCCAGCGGTACTCAGAACTATCTCTCTGTCTCGCCCTCTGCAGGATGTGTGTACAGACGCGGATGTTGGTGGCGGtggccgtgatgctggtggtcctGGCTGTGCTGAGCGACCCCGTCAGCGCCGGCTACAGGAAGCCCCCCTTCAACGGATCCATCTTCGGCAAGAGAGCTGGCGGCGACTCCTGTAAGTCTCCCGCGTCCGTCGTCGTCGCTCTAGTTGATACGCATTTTTAATTTTTGGTTTTGGGTTTTTAAAGTTTGTTATTTATCCGGCTTTGTTTGTTGTCTATACTCTTGTTGTCCAGCGTGGGAAATGACATATTTATGTTGATTCATTATTTTGTATTTGTTGTTTGTTCTCAGATCTGATATTTTCTTGTTCTTAAATATCCGAGTGTTATGTTTTTTGTCTTGTTCTTGAGTGCTCGTGTTATCGATCTCTTCGCTTCAGTTCTACAGactttatttattcttaaatccacagtctctctctctctctctctctctctctctctctctctctctctctctctctctctctctctctctctctctctctctctctctctctctctctctctctctctctctctctctctctctctctctctctctctctctctctctctctctctctctctctctctctctctctatctctctctctctctctctttctctctctctctctctctctctctctctctctctctctctctctctctctctctctctctctctctctctctctctctctctctctctctctctctctttctctctctctctctctctctctctctctctttctctctctctctctctctctctctctctctctctctctctctctctctctctctctctgtatcctcACTATAGAGAGAAAATGATGACACAAACCCCCCCATGCAACAAATTGCCTCATCATTCTCACAAAAATGGTATTTCAAGGTCGCACGAAGTTAGGAGATTGAAGAAGGTGATATTGTTTACACGCGAGCGGCGTCACGGGAAGGATCACTCCATCTCGCTCTCAATTGGACGAGCTGAGGTGGAAAACTGGTCGTTGATTGGCCGGTTTATGAGGGGAAGCTTCGGCTTATGATTGGATAAACCGACGACTCGGAAAAAAAGAGGTGTTGTCTGATTGGCCTTCCCTCTCAGGGTGGAAGGTGGAGGGGAAGATGATGATGGTGCTCTGCTGAAGTCCTGAAGGTGTCTGCTGAGTGGGTGTTGTCATTATGGAAGTCAGCTTTGAGGTCTTGTTCTTGTAAAGTTaacaaaaagggggggggggcgttgtctTTAAATACGTCAGCTTCGAGGTTATGGCAGTTTCGAGGGGTGATAGCTTTGAGGGGTGACAGCTTTGAGGGGTGACAGTTTCGAGGGGTGACAGCTTTGAGGGGTGACAGTTTCGAGGGGGTGACAGCTTTGAGGGGTGACAGCTTTGAGGGGTGACAGTTTTGAGGGGTGACAGCTTTGAGGGGTGACAGCTTTGAGGGGTGACAGTTTTTAGGGGTGACAGCTTTGAGGGGTGACAGTTTCGAGGGGTGACAGCTTTGAGGGGTGACAGCTTTGAGGGGTGACAGTTTTGAGGGGTGACAGCTTTGAGGGGTGACAGCTTTGAGGGGTGACAGTTTTGAGGGGTGACAGCTTTGAGGGGTGACAGTTTCGAGGGGTGACAGCTTTGAGGGGTGACAGCTTTGAGGGGTGACAGTTTTGAGGGGTGACAGCTTTCAGGGGTGACAGCTTTCAGGGGTGACAGTTTTGAGGGGTGACAGCTTTCAGGGGTGACAGCTTTGAGGGGTGACAGTTTCGAGGGGTGACAGCTTTGAGGGGTGACAGCTTTGAGGGGTGACAGTTTCGAGGGGTGACAGCTTTGAGGGGTGACAGCTTTGAGGGGTGACAGTTTTGAGGGGTGACAGCTTTGAGGGGTGACAGCTTTGAGGGGTGACAGCTTTGACGGTGACAGTTTTGAGGGTGACAACTCTGATTTCAGGATTTCAGGGAGAAAACTTTCAGAGTTTCGATTTTTAATCAATTTGTACAACCTGTTCTCACACTAGGcttgtttaaagcagcggccgtcctccccagacgcattcatcaattctaACATGCTGTGTATTAAACATTTATTTGTTCTCATTTAGAAATTAGTATTATTTTACATCAAAATTATATgtttagttaggcgtaggttaggttaggtgtttaggttctgttggccatTATTTGTTTTTGATAAGCccagtcctcgactcaagtccattacatccagcggtcgaccccacagacgcattcataaattttcacatgctgttcatttaaaacggggattttctcaaatacaaattaatattataatatatttacatattatgcatatatataggcataggttaggttaggtgtttaggttctgttggcgattatttgtatttgtagtacgtgggtgaagcatttacaacgttgtgattcgaacaaaattcgtcagtgaagcacttgttccggatatgttcgaacttcagcagttgtgagtcgtgtgtaaaccgtttttcattcataaacagggggtgggggggtgtatggaatcacttttggatctttgtttggaggacgggctgcatttacaactttgtggttcgaacaaaattcgtcagcgaagcacttgttctggaagtgttcgaacgaaatcagttgtgagtcgtgtgtaaaacgtttttcattcataaacagggggggggggggggttggcggctGTATGGAATCACTGTTGGGTCTTTGTTTGAAGGACGGGCTGCTACAACTTATGATGCTCCAACTCCTCTCGAACAGTCCTCTGTTTCGAATTGCATCTCAACAAGTCACCTACACAGAGAACatgagcccgtcctcatcaacaaaagcCAAACGCTAGTTAATTTAGCCGCAAAAGCCTCTTGTTGATGACTGAGAAACGGGGACACACGACTCATGACTGATCACTTTCGAATATTTCTCCAGTTGTGCTTCGCTGACAACCTCTGTTCGAATAGCAACTCgggaaatgcttcacccacgtgcttcaagtgcaaataatcgccaacagaccaTCAATACCCAACCTGACCTGCACCTGTGGATAGAAATCTAACATGACCTATTATCTTTGTAATTTACCTTTTTGTTGTAAGTTAATTCTGAGGTTATGACCCAATGGgagctatgaggagaaagcgccaagccaccaaGACAATAATAACCCAATGGGTGAAAAGTTGTGTtcaagttattgttgttgtttttattattattaaatgtgatTTGTTTTGagaattactattattattgctGTTATTAACAACACATTTTAGAATTCTGGGAGAGAATTCATGAAACATTTTCGTGTCCAattacgaagcctgtacatctttcctcgctcACACTGCGAGGTCATTCTCCATccaaggttattattattatcattgtcGACGACCTTGAAGCTCCTaatagtattttgttttgttttgaggaAAGTAAACCGCTGTGATTGCatgaaaagatgtagaggtttcgtgagTGGACAAGTATAATCGCCTGACGAATCGTAACTAATGTAGAGGTTGGTGTTGCAGTGTACGAACCGGGCAAGGCTTTGGCGTCCGCCTGTCAGGTGGCTGTGGAGGCTTGTGCAGCCTGGTTCCCCGGTCCAGAGAAGAAATGAATTCCTTCAGGTGAGCTTCTCCTGGTTCCTCCTGGTTCCTCCTGGTTCCTCCTGGTTCCTCCTGGTTCCTTCTGGTTCCTCCTGGTTCCTCCTGGTTCCTTCTGGTTCCTCCTGGTTCCTCCTGGTTCCTCTTTGTCTCTCCTTCTGTCTTGCAACATTTTAGATTTGTTTTCCACCTAAAAGTATAATTAGTTAAAACAATGACAAAATAGCATTTATATATGTAACATTTTTATTTTGCTGTTCATATGTAAGTATTATCAGATAAACAAGACGTCTAGAGATCTGTTAATTGgtctaaaacaaaacaaaacaaagaaaCCCGTCAATTTACGAACGGGATGGATCCATTCAAACTTTCATTTGATGTCCCTCTAACTTCCTGTAGGTACCATGGCGTGCGTACTTGCTGACATCAGCGAGACTTCATACCTCCTCTAAACCTTCTGACGTGAGCAGCGGATGTGAACCCAGTAGTCAAGACGGACCTCCTAATCCTCCTCTTCCAGTTCATCAAAGCTCACAAAATTCAaccacctccccaccacacaaaaaaaattaattataatCTACGGTTTAAATTCGCGGATCTCACAGAGGGTGTGTTTCAATCCCTTCCTCACCCTATACCTATATCCCTCTTCCCATATAGCCCCATTCCGCTACCCCTAACTATCATTCCTGTAGGAATAAATCACTGTATTAGTATCCACAAGATCCACCCACATCACCCTTGGCAAATTACAGCGTTATGCTCACTTCGGGGCACTGTTTACTTTGTATAAATTCTATCGCCCTTTAGTGAGGATAATATCCTCTATGTAGTAAACCTAATTTTGTTTAATACagaatttattatttgtattaattaaaTTTAACATTATTGAAACTGATGAcacggagtatatatatatatatttgttgcaaaATGTGATTTTATTTTATGTCTATTTAATCTAAAACAATTTTAGCCAATAGGTATTCCGAGACAGAGAGGCGTATCCCTCCCACATTAGAGTACGGTAATAAATATGTGAAGAGGTATTTCACTCCTGTCTTATTATCATCCCGTACTTAACTCCTTCTAGCACGGAAGCTCTATGTCACCTCTCACCCACCTTACTGAACAAAAAACCACACGTAGAGGGTGATATGTAGGTGCCCCCACATaatcgccaacatggagaccCCTTTACACAACATACTCGCCAACATATAGAACAATTACCCGACCACAACACGCAGACCTTTACCCGAAAAGAAGATATTCGggtatataatacaatatatatacccTGGAATATAATAGAATATATTCGCCAACATGGAGACCCAGACTTGCACAATGCACTTCACTATTCTCTTGAACAACTTCGGACTTCAGTCACTTTTATGTTAATGAATACTGAAAAATATACATCAAATACTATGTGTACAAGTCTTTGTTTATATTCATTGTAATCACAACATCTGAAAGCAATACTTTAGAAACGTCAACAAATTTGATTACAAAAATCCTCTACTTTGCTCATCCAATAATTCTGAgcgttaattatatatatatatatgatctttGTCATGAAGTTAATATGAAAGAAAATAAGCATAGAGTCCCATGCTGAAACAATGTAAGTTGCTTGAAGTGGAACAATGTGATGGAACTCGTTCAGACGAGGTGTGAAGTGGAACAATTGAGCATCACGTCACAAGATCCGAACAGATCCGAAATAGATAATCCGAACAGATAGAGAACAGCTCAAATTCACACTTAAGAGGCTGGAGGAGTTATTGACCTATTACTGACACAGAGATGACACAGTGCCAGGCACACATAGTCACAGACAGTGATTACAGACACAGAAAGCGTAATTTTAATTTTCTTAATTATAATAATGAGGATAGTTAATTGTAATCTTTGTTCGAGGATAATGCTTCAGTTAGttcgagtagcttaggctatttccatCCTCTTCAATTACAGGTTCCTCGGTCCCTTGAGTATATTAgtggatagaaatagcctaagcttttCTATCCTTTTTGGGACGTTATTCCCTTCTCTCGATAAACTTTCTTGAACTTGAATTTAGTTCGATATTGTCCACACTAACGAGCACACGTAAACCCAGTAGTTCGACTCATACATGGATAGCGAACATAATTCCATACAAATATGTATTTCGACAAGTTCAGAAATGACGCCTGGAAACTCGCTTCATTCCTCATTGAATTCATCGGTTCTAAACCTCCTCAAACCTCTTTTAAACAGCTAA contains the following coding sequences:
- the SIFa gene encoding FMRFamide-related neuropeptides, encoding MCVQTRMLVAVAVMLVVLAVLSDPVSAGYRKPPFNGSIFGKRAGGDSLYEPGKALASACQVAVEACAAWFPGPEKK